GACACCTCCATTAAAGCAATGGCTTGGCAAGGTTGATAAGGAAAGGGACAATGCTTCCGTTTTATCTATATACTATTAGATTATAATGAATGCAAAATGTTTAGAAATGAGATTGAAGAATCGATCCTGCTCAGTCAAAACTTGCAGACAATTCAAACACTTAGGATACTAGTTTCATATTAGTTTTGTCATCTGTGACATGATGGTCTCACTAGCGGAGCCAGGGGAGTGAGAGGGGGCAAGTGCCCCctccccacaccccccccccccccctccccgaCCTCCCCAAAAACTCCTATATAATATACCTATAAAGCAATTTGCTCCCTGACAAAATTTTTCTATCTCAACTTTGCCCCTAGCATAAATAGGAAGACTTCTTTGCTTCTAAAAGAAAGCAATCATGTCCTGTATAAATACATAGcacatttcttctttttccattGAAAACAAAGTTCAATGGCCCCCCATAAGACTAAAAGTATTGTCCTTTTGACAAGTTTCCAAACTACTAAAAGTAGATAatgaatttacaaaaaaaatttcacaacaaatttcaaaaatgtcAAAACAATACTATACAGTATATACAGTATttctcacaataaattttacaattgtttaacattcaattttcattttggccCACCACTTACACTACTTTATTGTCTACCAATTGTATAATTCCTCGTGTCAACTTGTGAAAATACCAACTCTCCTCTTGGTGGGTTCtacattatcattattttttataaaaaaaaaaaaaaatggcctaCTTATATTCATATATAACACTAAAACCATAGCCTCcactcttttccttcttttttagtatttaattttttttttcgatctTGTTTTTGctataattcaaattttaattgcttaaaagaatagagaaaaaatgtTGAGTGcgacattattttttaatagcatTCAATGCAGTGAGGATACAAAATTGCTAGTACATTGTTATACTCTTAACActtttacaataatttattttaagaaataaaattgattgtttAAACTCTATTTATTTAGATTAATCTCCAAattactttaatatatatatatatatatatatatttgtgtattTAGTTTGCTattaatatcaaaaaaaaatttaagattaattttGCTTTCAACATTACCCCCTAAACTAAATTCCTAACTCCGCCACTGGATGGTCTAAACCAAACTGTTGAAGGATCTCTTACAAGGTCATGTTAACTCGTCCAATTTAGTTTTAAGTCCACTACATTGTTGCCTTTTGgatttatcaaattattatctGTTTCAGATCACAAATTCACTTCTGTCCAATTTGAATCCAGGTATGCCCAGTTTGTGTCACTAATAGGCTTTTCTCTGTGGGCACATGGTGAGCTGGGctgataataataatttgatctTATTCTCTCCCTCATTTACATGGTATTGCTaatattttgagaaactatTGTTTCATTGCAGACATGTGTGGATTGTGGGGGAAAGATTGGACAGATGTCCCGTTTGCCGGGAACCAATCAGTAACCGTATCAGGTTGTTTTTGGGGTGACCCTGCcaagagaatttttttaatgaatgtgTAGAGAAGAGAATCTACATCTacatatatctaaaagctgaaacgtagAGTTTAATGTTGCCATGCTCCTTTTGAGCCACATCAACGCCACACCAACACCACATCATCAatctattttcaatattttttctctcttatttttaattttttttctccttattaatttGCCACTTTACAATTATACATTTTCCAACATTTACTTATTTTAACctttttatctccccactactctacACCTTGACCTTACACTTTCTCCATcgctttattttccttttattttgactcttcttctccccattttttgactataaaattttgttatttctcttccattcaatccatattttgctCATACAAAAAGgtgaatactctctctctctctctctctctctctctctctctctctctatatatatatatatatattctttattttGGTGGATGTTTGATTCTTtagattgataaatttttatgttttactctactttagattgatatgatttggttatattttaatttattatatttttaatattaatttatttatttgttacatGTTATCCTTTGAAATTATAGAATGATTTactattattctattacatagcatgacttggataatttggtatttagaactatacatttttcttttaaatattttttactcatcttattttatataattttattatttgtctCACATTCTCTTCGAAAAAAAGGtgattgttctctctctctctctctctctctcaattattaATTCTTTCTTGCAATTGTAAATTTAgattaatgagtttttttttttttttttttttggtgtgtgtgtgtgtgtctctctctACTTTTGGATGATACATTTTGGTGGTgtgttttttgagttatttatAATATGTACTCTCTATTTTATAGTTTTGGTTTGAgttaatttttggtttgaatgtctttataaattatttgagtaatatcaaatgtaaatttgtaatgaggtttgattatcatgataatcttcttaaaagaatgagaaattcaaataattaattttggaacttaaaaattttatttgtagaaaaaaaacCATAACACACTATACAAAAGTTTGAATAAAATAgatcacttgaaaaaaaaaaatagtatttttatctttcatctcaaaaaatataatagactaatatcaatcaaatgcacctaagtttttaaataataaaaaaactcaaaataatagaatgatatatttgtagagatggagagatgaaaaataattttggaaataatatCTCCAGTACGTTTTATAgaataaatcatatattataaaatgttaCAAAATAGTTATATATTCCCACACATCGCGTGGGTTTGCGACTAGTTAAATTTAAACTAGATTGCACATGGTCAGGTGTTTTATCGAAGATTGTCTATGGTTTTTTCTTCCTTGCGCGTTGTATCATAAATGTCTATTGTTCTGTTCCATTATTGGAggatatttttccataaaatgacATGTATAACTCCATCAAATGTTCGTGGCCACACTGTTGCAGCTCAGTTTTTTCTTCCCTGGTTGTGGTGTTCCAAACTTCCGATTGAAACCATAGATCATATTGATAAAGTTTCTGTATTTTTGGGTGATCTTTCCTTTCTTTAGTCTAAACAAGGGATAAAGAAAAACTTTATACATAACCTAGTTTGGAGGTATTCCTACAAACTAGATTAGGCACAATGAAAAAATTGGTAACTTTCTTTGGTCATTGGAGAAGCACATAACCAATTAAATAGACTATTAGACCCAAACAAAGCATTCTCCTCACACCCTTCTCTCCCTGACCCACCTCTCTCTCCACCGGTGCCAATCCTTTCTCCTCCACTGGTGCCACCATTGCCGATCCTCTATAACCACACCAGGACCTTTCCAAAAGGGAATTACACAATTAGGATTCTAGCGATAGTAATATGATTTCAAATACAAATTAATAACCCTTGCCAATGTTCTCAGATTCCTTCAAGAAGAATTAAAACAATAAACACAattcaacaaaaagaaatacaCACAAAGTTGGGGAGAAAGTAACTTCCCCATCTCAAACTAAATTTCCTATACACAAGCCAAATCTCATGGacaaattataaaagaatttcTTCCATATTCTAGCAACAATTGAACCTTCTTGAAGATTATAGGCTTCATCCTACCACGAACTATCTTGATTTGAAGACTCAACTTCGTTGATGCTCACTACTCTCACCTTAGAGATCTCTTATACTATTTCTCTCAATGTTCTCTTAATGAAGTGCTCATGGAATAGGATGAGAGTGAACTGACATGTGAAGTTAATGCCTCTCTGTACTCTTTACGGATACGCCAAAGGATTTCTGCACACCTCCTCATGCTAGGCCGATTCTGTCTACGTGGAGCCAAACATTGTAAGGCTAGTTCAAGAATCTTATCAACGGCTAATATATTTGCAGAATCACATGCCAGCTTTGGGTCCAAGGTTGAAATAGCTTCTCCATCAGTAAACTTCTTCATGGCCTGAACTCAAAATCAAGTCACATTAGGGTAAAGAATTTTCTTAGTTTTGGAAAATGTTCCAATGTAACATATCCAGTTAAAAGAAGGGAAGAGTTGGAAAATTGTTGAAAAGACTAGGTAAGATACTTTGATGGACGTGTGAAGATAATCATATGGATTTTTGTTAAACAGTCATGGAAGTTTCTTTTACTCTGTTTTTGCCGGAACCTGttaatcaaatttcaaaattgatagTGACCAAAAGAAAAGTCTCAATAGAATCATACCCATTTTGCCGTTATCCGCTCCTTCAGTTCTCGTTTTGGTTCGATTGGACGCCTGCCCGTGACTAGTTCAACCAATAACACACCAAATGAATACACATCACTTTTCTCAGTAAGCTGATAGGTCCTGAGGTACTCTGGGTCCAAGTAGCCAGCAGTTCCTTTTACTTGGGTAGACACATGGGTAACACCTGAATCACTGTCAGCTGATAGTCTAGCGAAACCAAAGTCGGTTTCCTTGGCTCTAAAGTTTTCCTTGAGGAGAATGTTGGAAGATTTTATGTCTCTATGAATGATAGTGTGATCTGCAAGAGAGCCGACAGAAAATCCTGTTGGATCTCTCGAAATAGATTCTACTTTCTCAGAGGCGAacaactttttaattttgacaGGACAAATGAATTAAGTCACCCCAAAGGTGTATACCTGTATACATATGAAGATAGGTGATGGCATGGGCCACATCAATTCCAATATCTAGCCGTACAGCAAGGCTCAGAATATTGCCTCGAATACCTGCCGTAGTTCTCCAATCAGATTTCAGGAACTCAAGCACACACAGAGTGAATGAAAGTAAAGCCACACAAAGAGAACTCACAATCCAAATGTTCTCTGAGGGTTCCATTGGGAACATACTCCGCAACAACAATCCTTTCATCTCCGTGCTCCAAATATCCATAAAACTTGACAAGATTCAAATGTTCCACCTTCGCTAGAGTTTGAATCTCACTCTGGAATTCTACTTCTAAATGCTTATCATATACAAGCTGCAAAGAAAGATAAACAAGTACTTGTCAAAGCTCTATGTCACACATTTGTTGACTTAAATGTGAAGCCCCATAAGTTTGTGTCAGACCCAGAAAACGGAATTATCATAAACAACTTTCACCGAACCTTCTTAGCCCGTTTTACCGCAACCAAGGTTCCATCTTTGAGTCTCCCCTTGAAGACTGTTCCAAACCCACCTTGTCCAATCTTAAAAGGGGGAGAGAAATTCCCCGTGGCCTTGAGGATTTCCTCTATATTGAACTTTACACTCTCAGCCTCCCGTCCATGTGTTGAGTTATTTGCACTGTCATTGACTCCTCGATTTGAACCACGTTTTCTCTCTCTACCTGTTTTTGAAGCATCCGATGCATCTCAGAAATCAACAAACAGGGTCTAGACTGCATGAATCCTCCAAATTATCCAACATCTATATATACTGAATAGAATTAAACCATCGATATAAAATTTCTATCACAATTGTCAGAGCTCTAattcttttaataatataaaaccttcccaacaataatgataataaaatctTCAAACTTAATGGGTGTTCCAACAAAATATTGTATTACCACAGGTTCCAAATCTCTTGTGAACTTTTGTTA
This genomic stretch from Quercus robur chromosome 4, dhQueRobu3.1, whole genome shotgun sequence harbors:
- the LOC126720314 gene encoding calmodulin-binding receptor-like cytoplasmic kinase 2, translated to MQFSLSLSYVNLPELFVQGFFEDNNSDSGSPTYSEERSESLVESVSIPALFPANKFDTDGSSESNEIHPVFSYCPNSIASFFSPARSSVSENPSIRANEPTSLSISLLFPPTMSETETNDSCSGFDEAVEARFSYSIVSFFPPAKSQTDSVSENDDINPTDPSIPASARPTRRTIQTTSFRDPFRLLRQFLRQSWVREFSGRERKRGSNRGVNDSANNSTHGREAESVKFNIEEILKATGNFSPPFKIGQGGFGTVFKGRLKDGTLVAVKRAKKLVYDKHLEVEFQSEIQTLAKVEHLNLVKFYGYLEHGDERIVVAEYVPNGTLREHLDCIRGNILSLAVRLDIGIDVAHAITYLHMYTDHTIIHRDIKSSNILLKENFRAKETDFGFARLSADSDSGVTHVSTQVKGTAGYLDPEYLRTYQLTEKSDVYSFGVLLVELVTGRRPIEPKRELKERITAKWAMKKFTDGEAISTLDPKLACDSANILAVDKILELALQCLAPRRQNRPSMRRCAEILWRIRKEYREALTSHVSSLSSYSMSTSLREH